In Paenibacillus sp. BIC5C1, a genomic segment contains:
- a CDS encoding NAD(P)/FAD-dependent oxidoreductase: MTDLLIIGGGPAGLFAAFYGGMRQASVTLVESMPQLGGQLAALYPEKFIYDVAGFPKVTAQELVNNLVEQMSHFNPNIRLEEKVVSVEKLEERHFVVKTDVNEYHAKAVIITAGVGAFEPRRLELEGAAKFEKTNLHYFISDLNAFAGKKVLISGGGDSAVDWALMLEPIAEQVTLIHRRDKFRAHEHSVENLMNSKVNIVTPTEITELHGEDSITKVTLAHVKTKETQEIEVDDVIVNFGFVSSLGPIAEWGIEIDSNSIVVDSRMETSIPGIYAAGDITTYPGKLKLIAVGFGEAPTAVNNAKVYFDPDAKLSPGHSSNMKR; encoded by the coding sequence ATGACCGATTTACTTATTATTGGTGGCGGCCCTGCGGGTCTGTTCGCCGCGTTTTACGGAGGGATGCGTCAGGCATCTGTTACTCTGGTTGAAAGTATGCCACAACTTGGTGGACAACTTGCCGCCCTCTATCCCGAAAAATTCATCTATGATGTAGCCGGGTTCCCGAAAGTTACCGCTCAGGAACTGGTGAATAATCTGGTGGAACAAATGAGCCATTTTAACCCGAACATCCGTCTTGAGGAAAAGGTTGTATCGGTAGAGAAATTAGAAGAACGTCACTTCGTCGTAAAAACCGATGTGAATGAATATCACGCCAAAGCCGTAATTATCACTGCAGGTGTGGGTGCATTCGAGCCCCGTCGTCTGGAGCTCGAGGGCGCGGCCAAATTCGAAAAAACCAATCTGCACTACTTCATCAGTGATCTGAACGCCTTTGCCGGCAAAAAAGTACTGATCAGCGGTGGAGGTGACTCCGCTGTAGACTGGGCGCTTATGCTCGAGCCGATCGCTGAGCAAGTAACTCTGATCCATCGCCGCGACAAATTCCGCGCGCATGAGCACAGTGTCGAAAACCTTATGAATTCCAAAGTAAACATCGTTACCCCTACCGAAATTACGGAACTTCACGGTGAAGACAGCATTACCAAGGTTACTTTGGCTCACGTTAAAACGAAGGAAACACAGGAAATTGAAGTCGATGATGTAATCGTCAATTTCGGCTTTGTCTCTTCCCTGGGACCTATCGCAGAATGGGGCATCGAAATTGATAGCAATTCCATCGTGGTTGATTCCCGCATGGAAACTTCGATTCCGGGTATCTATGCTGCCGGAGATATTACAACTTATCCAGGCAAGCTGAAGCTGATTGCTGTCGGATTCGGTGAAGCGCCAACCGCAGTTAACAATGCCAAGGTTTACTTCGACCCAGATGCGAAGTTGTCCCCGGGACACAGCAGTAACATGAAGCGCTAA
- a CDS encoding sporulation histidine kinase inhibitor Sda yields MAMLSDEMLLDSYHKAIELNLERDFIALLLAEIHKRKLGTDVSAILH; encoded by the coding sequence ATGGCTATGTTATCCGATGAGATGTTGTTGGATTCCTACCATAAGGCGATTGAGTTGAATCTCGAACGAGATTTCATCGCACTGCTGTTGGCAGAAATCCATAAGCGCAAACTGGGTACCGACGTATCTGCCATTCTTCACTAG
- a CDS encoding YheC/YheD family protein: MSRQLASKWLKTAALLKYPVAAVHIPQTKAFNSGNLLNMLSHYGMVYIKPIVGGGGYGVIRVSASGGVYRYTHMKITRSFTQFNQMYRSLIRVKARRRYLIQQGIHLATIQGRPVDYRVKVVKTERGWVFRSIVGRLARPGLVVTNLSKGGTMLSGRRALGLSLPHISGKHKRREMRSLTLTCTYIMERQFPGVGQLGFDYGLDHSGKIWILEVNTRPQ; encoded by the coding sequence ATGTCGAGACAGCTTGCAAGCAAATGGCTGAAGACAGCGGCGCTGTTAAAATATCCGGTAGCTGCAGTCCACATTCCACAGACGAAGGCGTTCAACTCGGGGAATCTGCTAAACATGCTTAGTCATTATGGAATGGTGTATATCAAACCTATTGTTGGTGGTGGAGGTTACGGTGTCATTAGAGTATCAGCAAGCGGTGGAGTCTACAGGTACACTCATATGAAAATAACTCGTTCTTTTACTCAGTTTAATCAGATGTACCGTTCCCTAATCCGTGTAAAAGCGAGACGAAGATACCTGATTCAGCAAGGCATTCATTTGGCGACCATTCAAGGCAGACCTGTCGATTACAGAGTCAAAGTCGTCAAGACGGAAAGAGGCTGGGTATTCCGTTCAATAGTGGGACGGCTCGCTCGTCCAGGACTGGTCGTGACCAATCTTAGCAAAGGAGGAACGATGCTGTCCGGTAGGAGAGCGCTCGGTCTGTCCCTACCTCATATTTCTGGAAAACATAAACGTCGCGAGATGCGTTCACTGACACTCACCTGTACGTATATTATGGAAAGACAGTTCCCGGGTGTGGGACAGCTTGGATTCGATTATGGACTTGATCATTCAGGCAAGATATGGATTTTGGAAGTGAACACCAGACCGCAATGA